The Dehalobacter sp. DCM sequence CAAGTACAACGCCACCTGACCAATAAAGCTATCTAAGCTGAAATTGACGACTCCTCCTTAGGCCGGGAACGCAATTCCCGTTTCCAGTTTAGACGGCTTAATCGTTTTCTCAGAGCGAAAACATAAATCATCAGAGCTGTGAAGCAGCATATGGCAGCAGCGATATAAATAGCAGGGTATCCAAAATGCTGTGCTATGATTCCCCAAATAACAGCACTCAATCCCATGGCCATATCCATCGCACAATAATATACGGAAAGTGCGGTTCCTTTACGGTCTGGGGAAGCAAGCATAATTACGACTGTATTAATGATGGGGACGACACACCCCATTCCGGTACCAAAAAAAACTGCAGATAGTAAGAACTGCCATAATTGAGCAGCAGTTCCCAGGATCAGTTGTGAAATGATGACTAAAATGATAGATACGAACAGGATGCTCCCCAGATTGAAGCGTTTGGAAAGTCTGCCGAAAATAAGCCGAGCTATCATTGTCCCTATGGAAGAAACAGTAAAAAACATACCAATTTCTTTGATTTCCAGACTCATCGCATAGCTGGCTACAAAAGTCAGTACCGCGCCATTAGAAGTCACTGTCAATAGCAACAAAATTGAAGGCCAGATAAGAGGTGCTTCTAAAAAACCAAAGCCCTTCTGTTTTGGCACGCTTCCAACCTGACTGCCCAACTTAGGTTCTTTTTTTCGTGTGTACTTAATCGGCAAAGCACAGATCATACTGGCGACAGACACCCCAACAGCGGCTATAAACAGCGCGGGATACCCGTAGACTTGTATCATATATAAGCCAAGCAGCGGTCCAATGGCCTGTGCCAAGGTATTGGACAATCCGAAATAGCCTATCCCTTCGGCCAATCGGTTCATCGGCAGAATGTCTGCGACTACAGTGGCAATAGCGGTGGAACCGGCACTGAAACCAATGCCGTTAATCGTCCTGAAAATCAATAATACTGATATAGACTGGGTAAAAACGTAGGCAACGGTTGATAGCGTAATCAATGACAGTCCCAGGATAACCACGGTTTTCCTGCTGTGTTTATCTAACATCTGTCCAAAGACCGGCCTGAAAACCAAGGCGGAAAATGAATAAATCCCTGTCAGCAAACCGGCTTGGCTGTTACTGCCGCCTATTTTCAATGCATATAGTGATAACAGTGCCAAGGAACTCGAATGCACCATAGAGGTTAAAAAATTAGCAAGCATCATTAACAGATATTTTAAACTCCATAATTGATTGGGCATTGTGTGTTCCAATGAATGTTCTCGATCTCTCATTCTAATTCTATACACTCCATATTATTTCATAAGCAACTCACGCCTTATGATTTCAAAAACATATTATTAAAAGTGAACAAAAATAAAACGGCTCAAAACTAGTGCCTTGTAAACTCTAATTCCTGTACACCCTTGCGGCAGATTTCATGTAATACTGCGTTGTCGTCAATCGGCATACGCTCGGTATGCCTCAATCCTCCGCCTTGTCTTACAAGAAATCTGCTCACAATTATATTACAGTTTTAGAGTTTACAAGGCACTAGTAATATATCTAATATTCTAACACCACTTCGATATCATTTCTATTTAATAATATGTTAATTCGCCGAAAGACTTAGCAATTTTCTTACGGAAAACCCATTTTTTATTTAAATATAAAAGGGACTATTGACATGAACAAAAAGTTCATTATTCAATAGTCCCTTTCACTAATATCCTCATAAGCGCATTATTTTCTTGATCCATTTCCTGCTATTTTAGGTTTCATCTTTAGGTGTAACCTTAGGCTGATCGGACTTCAGCTCCAATCCCGTTCCCTCGACGATAGCTGCGTCCGTAGATGTGTCTACAAGCCGTATACCCACGCGGTCACCCACGTTTACCAGTACAATATTCCTGCTCTCCGCAGCTGATATAGCAAAGTAGGAGTTGTCGGAATCAAGCAGCAGATAATAAACACTGGTCCCATTAACAACTGCCACTCGGATGTCCTTCACAACGCCCTCAATATCGCTTGTCACCGCAGGCACTTCGTCAATCAGTCCATTCTGTTTAAGCAAGCGTATATAAGCCATCTCGCACTCCGCCACCGTAGTGCCTGTTGCTACGATATTGTATTTTTGGACATTGACCATGGCGTACATCTTAACAAGAGCAGCATTGTCCTTCAGGGCCACAAAGTAAGTAGGTTGGTCAGAAATGTTAAGTAGCAGCGGAAAAGTGGCAACGTACCCAAGGTGCTGCACAACACCCTGTGCAGAATTCATAGCAGAGAATTCCTCCGCGCCTGCGCAGGAGTAGTAGCGTGCTTCCTTGGTGCGCTGGTTACAGAGGATGAACCCGATATTACTTTGGTCACCTGTTACCGATGTGATGCCGGTGTAGACATACACATCGTCATTCTGAGCAATATAATTGTAGCCATCCGTGGTTACTGTAACACCCTTCTGTCCAAATATCGAGTTGATTAAGCCGCTGGCATAACGACCGTGATAATCATATTGTTGAATAATAAGCTCTGCGGAGTAGACTTGGTCTACCCAGCTCGGTACATTTTCATAATAGGTGCTCTCGCCGGTTACCGCATCAACCATTACCGCGCCTTTGATGTCAGTGCCTCCGAACAGTCCGATAGTCTTAACCATTCTGGGGCATATCCAGTAAGGATGCCCATTATCATCAATTTCAAAGTGGGGCGTATCAAACATATAGGTCGGAAAGTTGAACCGCAAATGGCGGTAGAGATAGCGAGAGAAATGCTCGGCATTCGTGTATTTAATTCCCTCCTGAAGTCTTACGACATTCACATTCTGGGTCACCATGTCGATAATGATGTAGGCGGGAATACCTTCGGCACGGTTACCCAGCCACTTGAAGATATCACCGTAAGCAAGCGTGGCGATCCGCACCGGGCGATCTTTATAATTGATCTGGGTGTAGTCGTTGACTACCTCGAACTGGCTGACCATGTCTGAAAGTTCCCCCAGTTTACGATCACCCAGGCGTTGGGCGGAAGTTTTATCGAGCATGGGTATCTGATCATAGGAGATTTGTTCCACTTCGGCAGCAAAATCGCCGGGTGTGACGGGCAGGATCTCAGAATAGGAACGGGCGTGCAAAATAACACTGGAATAAATGCTTCCCAATAATACCACGAGGGCTAATCCGATGCAGATAAGACCGGGAATAGCACAGTATTTTTTGATCACCCGTAAGATCGACTTGATGTCGGTCAATTCGTTGGCCATGCCCCTGGTTATCAGGGTAACAAAGCAAAAGAGGGCTAAACATAGACACAAGAACAGATAGAACTCAGTATTTTGCAGATTGATTGCAGGCAAGACAACGTAGAAGTAGATCACCGCAAACACAAGAGTGATAAGCAATGCGGTGAGCAAGGGCGGGCGTCGTTTGCGTGGCGTCTTCTTCCTATTAAATCCATGTAGCATGTCATATTCCTCCATCAACTGATTTCATTGATTTAATACACATCATTTCACGATAAGTATGTGGAAAGCAACCCATTATTATCAATTAGGTTGTTGATTATATTAAACCAGAATTTCCATTAAATGAAAAGGGCAGTAGGTCTGCTTTTTCAAAACACCCCTTAGATTAAAACCATTGACCTTCCTTAGTGGAAGGATTATTCTTTTATTAGTGTTTTATAGGTATATGAAATAAGGGGCGTTATGCAAATGAAAGATAGCTTCTCGAAATTCGGAGTGAGAGATCGCGATTTTACCTTTTTTCTGATTATGGTGGTTCTGATTGGCTTAGGCCAAAGTGTAGACAATTCTGTCTTTAATAATTTTCTTAAAGACCAGTTCGATTTTGGCGTTATGCAGAGAACGTTATTGGAATTACCCAGAGAATTACCGGGTTTATTGGTCTTTATCTTCACTGGATTGTTGTTTGTTTTAGGCGATGTCCGAATGGCGGCTCTCGCCAACCTGGCAGCCGCTGTGGGAATGTTTTTGCTTGGAATTATCCCGAATAACATTTTCGCCATGCTCTTGGTTGTTTTTATCTATAGCAGCGGTCAGCATCTCTTTATGCCGCTGTTTAGTACGATTAGCATGAGTTTTGCACAGGAAGGCCAACTTGGTCGCAGATTAGGACAAATGAATGCGGTTATGAATTTATCCTTAGTGTTGAGCAGTGCGGGACTCTGGGCTTTATTCCATATACTGCAGATCAATTATATGGTCTCGTTTACAATCGGTGCCATCGCTTTTGCCGGCGCTGCGGTCTTTCTTATCCTTATGAATAAAAAGCGAATGCCTCTTCAGACAAACCGTTTTGTTTTTCGCAAAGAGTACGGCCTTTATTATTGGCTGAATGTTTTGCACGGCGCAAGAAAACAAATATTTATAACGTTTGCCCCTTGGGTCTTGGTCGATGTCTTTAAACAGAAAGTGGCAACGATGGTACTTCTGTTCTTTATCATCGCTTGCCTTGGTATTATCGTGAAACCGCTGATCGGACGATTGATCGATCATATCGGTGAAAAGCTGATCTTGACGGGAGAAGCGGTGATTCTGTTTGTCCTCTGCCTGGGGTATGCTTTCGCCGCGGATTTATTTCCGGGAACCGTGGCCGTCGTGGTAGTTGCCGTTTGTTATATTTTAGATATGAGCCTTGATGCTGTAAGCATGGCTCGAACGACGTATGTGAAAAAAATTGCAGTCTGTGACGATGATGTTTCACCGACACTTTCCATGGGTGTAAGCCTTGATCATGTCGTCTCCATGATTATCCCACTGCTTGGAGGCTCCATTTGGATCATGGCCGGATCAGGAGGGTACAAATACGTTTTTCTCGGCGGTGCAGTCATCGCCTTACTTAATTTCTTCTCCGCCCGCAGAATTTTCATCAACGTGCGAAAATAACTGACGAGAGAGTCCTTCGACACTTTGATAGACTGTATGTTATACAGTTATATTCAGAAAATTCAGCATAACCATTGTATTTTTGCCTTGGTCTATGTTTGCCAATGCCTTTAATAATCAAAAGCGCCCCACGGGATTCTCCCGTGGGGCTTCACTTACGATTACGTATCGCTGAATTACTTTCTTTGGGTTCTCCTTTCCTTTAATAGGTTATACTTTAATTCCGCCTCTCTGAGCTTAACAATAATCATTGATTTATCTTGAATCGTATTGTCAGCCAACTGCTCACGCAGATCTCCGATTTCCTTTAACAAATGCACTTCATCCGGTACGCACCCCGAATTGATCAGCACCATATATCCGGCACGCACATCCTCCGGGAGACTGGCCCAATAATCTAGATTAATGGATTTACCGAACGGAAGGTTATCAAATTCGCCGTTTCTGATCGCTTCCTGGATCTTTGCTTCCGCCAATCTTTCGAACATAAACCGTTTCAGCCTCCTAATAATAAATCAAATCTACCGTCATTATAAACCCCGCCTTTAGGGTCGAGTCAACAACATTGGATTATAGATTCAGTTATATACTGAAAAAGCAAAAAGCCCAGAATTACTGGACTTTTCTTGTATTCGTATCTCCGAGTTAATTATTGCGCGCTGCAATTGTTTTCAAATGGACAGTTCCAGCATTCTTTCATCTTGTCGATACACTGGGTATTAACGACGCCAAATCGTTGGCAGATATTTTTGCTTGCGCATTGGGGACAACCTTGCTGAAACGGATCGCCGCTGCTAACAGGTACCGTGTATTCATAATCACAATCGGCACAAACCATAAAATAATGAGACATAATAAATACTCCTTATGCGTATGATTGTTCCTTATGAGTATATCATCGCTTGTTTCGTACTTCAAGTGTGCGCTCACTCGATTTGTGACTCACAATAAAGCACACCCTCCAAACACGCAGCAGCAAAATGAGTGTAAACGGAGCCGCTGTCCACCACATTTCAAATGCGGTTGTCAAGACGACAATCGAGCCCAGAAGTATGATGTGCAAGATTTTACGAAATACCTCCGTGGGCACCGCGACAAACCGGCGCATCGCAAGCGCGCCCGACGCGCCGGCTGCAGATATAATCAATTTTATTCTGAAACCGCAACAGTGTCATAGGGCCAGTTGTTTATTCCGCCGAAATCATAAACCTTTGTATACCCTAATTGGGCAAGCTTGCTCGCCGCTTGCGCACTTCGATTCCCCGACCGGCAATATATTAGTATTTCCACATCAAGATCCGGAAGAAGTTCCGGTTGGGCGTCTGTTATTGTTTCGTTTGGTATGAGGACAGCCCCGGGTATATGTTTCGCATTAAATTCTTCTTGCGTGCGTACATCGACAACAAGAACGCTGTCGCCACTGTCGATTCGTGCTTTTGCTTCTTCAGCAGTTAGTTTGTGATATTCAGCACGAGCCAAGTGGGACGCTTCTGGTGTTTTCGTTGTACATGAAGCTGAAATAACGATCCCAAGTAATAGTAACAGAAACATATATTTATTTTTCACGCTAATCACCGCCTAAAGAATCACTTTAGATTATGGGCATGATGACTTACGGTACAATCATAACGGGGCAAGTCGTTTCGTGAAGGACATGGGATGCGACACTTCCCAATATCGTGCGCCGGACCGGGCCCAGTCCTCGATAGCCCATCACAATGAAATCAACGGCACTTTCCTTGGCTTCCTTACAAATTTCGTTGCCGGGATCGCCTATGCGCACTTTTGTGTGAACCGGAAACGAAAATTTGTCCATAATCTTTTTCTCATGTTCAAATATACTATTACTCATCTCTTCCTGATAGGCCTGAATTTCGTCATGACTAAAAAAACGTTTGACATGGGGGGTATTATAACTGGGTTGAACATTCAACAATATTAATTCATACGACTCTTTTTCGATAAGAGATAAAGCAAATTGGAGAGCTTTGTCGGACCCCTCTGATCCATCTACCGGTATTAAAATTTTTTTCATTCTATCGCACTCCTTGTATAAGTAATAACCCTTACATCAACATCACACATTATTGTCGGAAGACTGTCTTTGCTTCTTCGTTTTTTTCATTCTCCCTAACAGGATTACCGCCGCAATGATAACGAGACTTAGAGTCCATTTCACTATGATATTCGCCTCGAAGAAGCCTTTAATCAACGGTTCATCCGTGATCATTTTTGATGCGGTCCACGCCAATACGCCAGCACCGATATAAATTATTATCGGGAATCGTTCCACCCATTTAAGAATAATCGTACTGCCCCAGACGACGATGGGAATACTAATCAACAACCCCAGAACAACCATAAAGAAACTGCCATGGGCAGCACCTGCGACCGCTAAGACATTGTCCACACCCATGACGGCATCGGCGATAATTATCGTTTTAATTGCGCCCCATAAACCATCTCCTGATTTCATTTTACCATGATCTTTGTCTTCAACAAGCAGCTTATACGCAATCCAGATCAGAAATAGTCCTCCTATTAATAACAAACCCGGAATTTTCAAGACCCATACCACGGCAAGGGTCAATACAGCCCGCACGGCAATAGCACCAATGGTTCCCCAAATAATTGCTTTTTTTTGCTTATCCTGAGGTAAATTTCTGGCAGCCAAACCAATGACAATCGCATTATCCCCAGCCAAAACCAAATCAGTAATAATGATGGCTACTAATACGGACCAAAATTCGGGTGTAAAAAAATCCATTCGTTTCACTCCTTCAGTTTTATTATTTGTATCTTCTTGTTAAAATATCAATCTACGCTTTCGGAACGGGACAGTGTGCGGATATATATAAAGACCTTTAACATGCTACACTGAAATAATGTAGAATGTTAAAGGTCTTGCTTCCCATTTAGGAGTATAAAGCCAGGTTATTATCACCGGTTGTTGACTTTATAACTCAACAGCTACTCCCCTTTAATTAAATGAAATATATCATATCGCTATTATCGTGTCAATTACAAAGAAACTAGTTATTAATTTACTTTAATTCCCAGTATATCCACTGCCTTTTTCATTACTTTTTCATCCAGGACGTGAAGAACCACTTGCGCTTCTTCATCGGCCTTTTCAACAAAGGCATACATATATTCGACAACAACCCCTTGTTTGACCAGGTCACTCATGATATCCGACAGCCCACCCGATCTGTCAGGCACCTTCAGTACCCATACTGGTGTGGTCGTAGCGACAATCTCCCGCAGTTTCAATTGTTCCGCCACTTTTTCCGGGTCCGCGACCATAATGCGCAGGACTCCAAAATCTTTGGTTTCTGCCAAAGACAATGCCCGGATATTCACGTTCAATTCTTTGAGGACTTCCAACACCGCTGCTAAACGGCCAATTGAATTCTCCAGAAAAATAGAAAGCTGCAACATAACGTCTTACCCCTTTCTCTTATCAATCACTCTTTTCGCCTTGCCTTCGCTGCGCGGTATACTCTTGGGTTCTACCAGTTTAACTCGAACAGCAATATTGATAATGTTTTGGATGCGGTTCTGCAGTCGTTCTTTTAAACTCTCCAGTTCACGGATATCTTCAAGGAAACTCTGGTCATTGACTTCAACCCATACTTCCAGTACGTCCAGGGACTCAACCCTTTCAACATTGATCAGATAATGCGGTATTACCCCTTCCACCGAGAGTATCGCTTCTTCAATCTGGCTGGGGAAGACATTCACGCCGCGAATAATCAGCATATCGTCGACCCGAGCACTGACTTTATCCATCGTCCAGCCTTCAAAACCACAGGAGCAGCGTCCATAGCGCAATCGGGTCAAGTCTTTGGTGTGATAACGAAGCCCTGGGAATCCCTCTTTATCGATACTGGTCAGAACCAGTGAACCCTTTTCTCCCAGGGGAAGTATATTCCCATTGTCATCCAAGATTTCCGGATAAAAATGTTCATCAATATGCAGCCCACTATGCTCATGGCAGTCGAGAGCCACACCCGGTCCCATTGACTCCGTCAATCCATAGATATCAAAGGCTTCAATACCTAATCGTTCTTCTATTTCTTTCCTCATTTGCGGTGTCCATGGTTCTGCCCCGAAGACACCTTTGCGCAGCTTTATATCAGAAAGTTTGATGCCCGCTTCAGCTAAACTATCCCCTAAATAAAGTGCATATGAAGGTGTACAGGCCAGAACAGTTGCGCCAAAATCTTGCATTAGCATCAGCTGCCGCTGGGTGTTGCCGCCAGACATGGGAACTGTGACGGCTCCAAGCTCCAGGCCGCCATAATGCAGCCCTATACCGCCGGTAAAAAGACCGTACCCGTAAGATACCTGAATAACATCATCCTTGGTTACCCCGATGCGCTGTAACCCCTTGGCGACAATCTTCCCCCACAGTGCAACATCGTTTTTAGTATAGCCAGCAACAATGGGCTTGCCTGTGGTTCCAGAAGAAGCATGCAGTTCTACAATTTCCTCCATCGGTACGGCAATCAAGCCGAAAGGATAATTCTGCCGCAAATCCTCTTTGCTTGTTAACGGGATCCGGGCAAAATCTTCTAACGTTTGAACATCTTCAGCGGAAGTGATTCCAACGTTCTTTAAACGTTCCCGGTGATAGGATACATTCAGCGCCAGTTTCACTGTTTTTTGCAATCGTGGTAACAGCTTTTCCTCACCAATCATTATTTCTCCTCCTTAAACATTTTATTAACAGCCGACTTACCTTAAAACTAAAAGATATATCGTTTTTGCAATCAATGCTGAGTCTGTCATCGACATTACAAAAGTTTCTATACCATAACGCTAACTTCCCAAGTGAATTAAAAAAACACCTTTCATCCTCTATGGGACGAAAAGTGTTCGTGGTACCACCCAATTTGAGTCAACTAAGACTCCACTCATACAGGTACGAGAATACAGAATATTCCTTATACCCCTTCCTTTTAACGGTGAAAGTCTCCGTCCGGACCTACTTTCCACTTCGGTTTCAGCCAGGCAGTTCAGAGGTGAACTTCAACGGTCGAACATTTAGCAGCGCTTACAGTCCATGACGCTGCCTCCCTGAAAATTCCTTGCGTTTACTTTACCCCGTCATTACTTTGTTATTAATATTGGTAAGTAGCTTACATGTGTCTATTCTACCAACTATTTTTTTTGTGGTCAACAATAAAGTGTAATTTTCATACTGTAGCTACAATCCTGCAAAATATCCCCGTAAAGCTTATTAGGCAAATTCTAGCTATATAAAATTAAAGTAAGCTCACGGTCATGTCTATCATGCATGCAACAAGACCATAAATTAACCTTGATTTACTTAACTATTTGTTTTTAACTTCTCAATTTCCTCTTCTACTTCCTTAGCACCTTCGGCATAGAACTTTTCCTCTTCAGGATCAAGTTCCTTCAGTAATCTCAAAAACTCACCGGCATGAACTCTTTCTTCGTCGGCAATATCCTTCAGTACTTCTTTCGCCAATTTGTTATCTGTCGATTCTGCCAATTGCATATACATCTGGATTGCCTCATATTCTGCTGATACCATGAATCGAATTGCTCTGATTAGTTCGGCGTCGGTAAGCTTTTTATCTTTAGCAAGTCCTGAAAACGGATGTCCAAAATCTGGCATAGTATTTGCCTCCTCATATTTTCTTTAATTGAGTATAATCAACGATATTAATATTTTACAAAAGATTTATTAACTTTTCTATAGTCGTTTTTGGGAATCCTCCGGGTGTTTATTGTCATTGCATTTAAATTCGAGATTCCTTTACATGTCAATAGTTAATTGATCTCCAGCGGAGATGTAGTCTATATGATCACCCATAACAGCTTTCAAACAATTATAGGACTCAATGCCAGTACAGTGGCAGGTGTAATACTGCGCTTGTGTCTCCAGCAATAATTTACCGAGCTCCTCCACAATACCCGGTGCTTCATTTTGTTTATTTCCGTGGTTATAAAGATGAAAGCCTCCGATCACATAGTCTGGCAGGTTACCCTTATCTGCTTTAAATTGATCGATAATATTTATTATTCCGTTGTGCGCGCAACCGGCAATCAGCAGTGTCTTGCCATTGTTGCTTATTATCAGATTCTGCTCATGAGCAAAATCATCGTTAATAAAAGCCTCGCCGATTTTCATAAACAAGTCTGTATTGCCAGAGGGAACTAGCCTTTTTGACTTAACACCGGAAAATAGTTCAAGTTCCTCATCAAGCTTAAGATGGTCACCACAGAGTATGAACCGATCATTAGGCAGTAGCTCCTTACCTAGGCCGATGTACGCTTTCACACCACCGGACCTGTTTGCGTAATGCTGTTCAAACGCCTTTTGATGCAAGTAGATCCTTGCTTTGCTGTTAATACTAAGAAATGTTTTTAAGCCGCCGCCATGGTCATAATGGCCATGAGAAACAACAGACACATCAACCTTTGTTAAATCAACGCCCAGCTTCTCAGCATTTTCAGCAAAAAGCCCGCTTGCGCCTGTATCAAACAAAAGCCTGTGTTTTTGGGTTTCAATATAGAGGCTAAGACCGTGTTCATTGCCAAATTTTGCTGACGCTGATGTGTTTTCTGATAACACCTTCACAATCATTTGATAGGTCCTTCGCTTTCTTTGGTATTAGTTTTTTTCATCTACTGGTATTGCTATCTTCATTTGAATCCTCTGTTCTAATCGTATCCCGATTGTTTTTGGCTTCGTCGGTATCTACCTCAAAGCCCCGTCCGTATCGATGCCTCCGGCAGCCGCCTCCGCCACATCGGTTACCTCGGCCATCGCATAACTGATAGTCGCCGCCCTCAATCCAGAGTACTTTTCCGTTGACTAATGACTCGGCAAGCACTCTCCTCGCTTCATCGTAAATTCCTTGAACCGTAGTCCGCGAAATGTTCATTTGATTGGCGCACGCCTCTTGCGTGAAACCATCCAAATCAATCAGCCTAATCGTTTCATACTCGTCAACGGTCATAATGACTGCGTCCACCGCATCTGCAGGGGAATCAAGCGGCCCGAAGCGGCTGCTGTCAGGTAAGCAGCAAACCCTTCTCCATTTTCTTGGTCTTGGCATAAAATTCTCACCTCGCTGAACTACAGAAATAACCAGAGCGTCCTCCGGTTATTTCTAACTGCTTCATAGATTTTCTAATTGTTTATCAATGGTGTCGAGCCGGCTTTTCAGCACATTTCTTTGCTCTTGGAGCAGCTCCTTTTGTGTCTTTGAAGATGCTTGGTTTACAGCAATTCCTCTTCCCATGCCGCACCCAAAACCACGCCTGTGGGTAAGTCCTAATCCTAGTCCTAAACCAGCTTCATCTTTAATCGCATACCCACCTGTGCATGAGCCCATACCTCTTCCGGTCTTTGCCCCTGCGCCCAGTGGTCCAGTTCTATCTCTTCTTGGCATAACATTCACCTCCTTATAGTTTCCGGCATATGTCGCTTTCGATTTTTATTATACGCCTTTTTGGGCATATGTCAATAACTACTTTTTCAAAAAATTCAATCTAAAACTGCCGTAATGTGAATAAGCATTCACATTACGGCAGCGAAAATAACGGGGGCTTTGAAATAACTCACTATATCTTTCTAGGATAGATTAGTAAGTATCTCATCATATTATGTCAGATAAGAAACCACGTGAAAAAAACTGGCTTAATTATAAGGCTAATATATCGTTTACAAATAAATTCACGTCTTCTTTTATTAGAGATAAACTTTTCTTTGCTTCAGCAATTGAAGATCCTTGACACAAAAATAAAACCGGATTTTAGGTTCTGTGCCTGATGGCCTTACCATTACATAACCTGTTGATAGTACAAAGCAGCTTCAGCTAAAAGTGCCGCAGCTTGAACGCCATCCTTGTCTCTGGCATATGTCCCGGCTAAATAACCATGACTTTCCTCAAAGCCAAACACAAAAGTGCCACGTCCGGACCTCTCCATGTCCTTTATCTGTTCGGCAATGTACTTAAACCCTACCAAACCGGCGGAAGCTGCCCTCCATCCTCCCAGTAAACCTTATAGCCGTTGTATTCTTTTGGATTGTGACTAGCGGTAATGTTTACCCCAGCTATGGCGTGCAGATATCGCACCGCAAAAGAAAGCTCCGGTGTAGGTCTAAGGCTTCCAAAAAGATATACCGGGATTTCATTAGCTGCAAGTACCAAAGCTGTTTCAGTGGCAAAGTCTCTGGAAAAACAACGACTGTCATAAGGCCCCGCTGACAGACCTCCTGCCCATGATCGCGGATAGCATCGGCAAGGGCCTGGGTTACTTTACGAAGTACATATTTATTCATTCGTTTTGTACCCGCTCCCAAAAGGCCTCTCATTCCTCCAG is a genomic window containing:
- a CDS encoding ferritin family protein, with the translated sequence MPDFGHPFSGLAKDKKLTDAELIRAIRFMVSAEYEAIQMYMQLAESTDNKLAKEVLKDIADEERVHAGEFLRLLKELDPEEEKFYAEGAKEVEEEIEKLKTNS
- a CDS encoding MBL fold metallo-hydrolase; protein product: MIVKVLSENTSASAKFGNEHGLSLYIETQKHRLLFDTGASGLFAENAEKLGVDLTKVDVSVVSHGHYDHGGGLKTFLSINSKARIYLHQKAFEQHYANRSGGVKAYIGLGKELLPNDRFILCGDHLKLDEELELFSGVKSKRLVPSGNTDLFMKIGEAFINDDFAHEQNLIISNNGKTLLIAGCAHNGIINIIDQFKADKGNLPDYVIGGFHLYNHGNKQNEAPGIVEELGKLLLETQAQYYTCHCTGIESYNCLKAVMGDHIDYISAGDQLTIDM
- a CDS encoding phenylacetate--CoA ligase family protein, producing the protein MIGEEKLLPRLQKTVKLALNVSYHRERLKNVGITSAEDVQTLEDFARIPLTSKEDLRQNYPFGLIAVPMEEIVELHASSGTTGKPIVAGYTKNDVALWGKIVAKGLQRIGVTKDDVIQVSYGYGLFTGGIGLHYGGLELGAVTVPMSGGNTQRQLMLMQDFGATVLACTPSYALYLGDSLAEAGIKLSDIKLRKGVFGAEPWTPQMRKEIEERLGIEAFDIYGLTESMGPGVALDCHEHSGLHIDEHFYPEILDDNGNILPLGEKGSLVLTSIDKEGFPGLRYHTKDLTRLRYGRCSCGFEGWTMDKVSARVDDMLIIRGVNVFPSQIEEAILSVEGVIPHYLINVERVESLDVLEVWVEVNDQSFLEDIRELESLKERLQNRIQNIINIAVRVKLVEPKSIPRSEGKAKRVIDKRKG
- a CDS encoding DUF5320 domain-containing protein, with the protein product MPRRDRTGPLGAGAKTGRGMGSCTGGYAIKDEAGLGLGLGLTHRRGFGCGMGRGIAVNQASSKTQKELLQEQRNVLKSRLDTIDKQLENL
- a CDS encoding DUF134 domain-containing protein, producing the protein MPRPRKWRRVCCLPDSSRFGPLDSPADAVDAVIMTVDEYETIRLIDLDGFTQEACANQMNISRTTVQGIYDEARRVLAESLVNGKVLWIEGGDYQLCDGRGNRCGGGGCRRHRYGRGFEVDTDEAKNNRDTIRTEDSNEDSNTSR